In Sciurus carolinensis chromosome 4, mSciCar1.2, whole genome shotgun sequence, the sequence CACACCCACCCAGATTTCTcacagacacgcacacacactcagacacacacacaaacacagagtcTCACTCACACAAAGTTTCTCTGGTCCAATCATTTGTCCTCCCCACTCTTGTGTCTCTCAGTGGTCCGTGGTCTTTTCCTTACACCTCTTGCCCAGCTCTCATTGTTgctgtcctcctcctctctttgctCATCTCTTGGTGTACTGGGGTGTGTCCCTGCTTCGCAGCAGGTAGAAGAAGTGACTCCATGCTGTCCACCCTGCCACCCCACTGGGCCTATCCCTGGCTCTGCAATCCAGCAGCTCCATGCTCACCTCAAGCGGTTCCTCTTCTTCCAGGCCGGGTGAACTGTCTGGACACGTGCCGAGGTGTTCATTTTCTGGTGGTTCCCACTTGGGCAAGGCCTGGGAAGCCTCGTGTTCTTGACCACTGCCGTGATCCATCTGGGGAGAGGCGCTAGTAGTGCCCGGTGGGAGAGCCTCGTCCAGAGGAGAGTCGGAGAACACAGGGTCACCGTCTTTGTCATCTTTCTCCTTGTCTAGCAATGCCCTGAGGCCTTTTGTTAGATCCCGCAGTTTGCCCAGATTCTGGTTTATCCTCTGCATCCTCTGGTAGTCTGCACTGAGGTCCAGAGTAGCCCTGGAGTCTTCCTGGTGGGAGCCCCCCGAAGCCTCCACTGCCTGCACGATGGGTGGTTCACAGAGCTTCTCTGGGCCGTGCTGAATTTGTTGTCGTCTCCCGAAGGGCATCCTTCCAGCTTCAGTCTCCCGTGACTCttgggcaggagggaggaagtggCAGGAGGAACACTCAGAGTTGGAGTCCTCAGAGGAGGTCGTGTCCTTCCAGTCAATGCTGTCCTCATCGAGGAAAGAGCCTATGGCGAGGCTCGGGTTTGATTTGGATTTGGAAAGGCAGTGCTGTTGGTCAGTGCAGTTGCAGTTGTAGGACGAATCTTCCATGGTGCTCAAATCCCACTTCTCCCTCAACTCGGGAAgcttgaaaagaaaaacacaaagctTGACATGGGGTTTGGGAAGAGAGTCATGCGCTCTACCAATGATTTCCCTTCCTGTTCCGTTCCTAACTGTTCCACTACGTGTGAAGTGCATCGTGTGTGTGCAATCTCCTGTCAAGGGCACAAGAGGCAGACCTTGCTCTTTGTAATTGGAGTGTATAATAACCGTCTGTCCTGAAAGTCTCTACCTTTTACCTCCCATGCTTTGTCTTATTTCAGTTGAAAGAACTTCCTGTCTCATGTAGTTGAATCCCATTTGAAAAATGCAGGAAAGCGTGAAGTAGAAATTAAGTGCTGCGCTGATGCCATGATGCGGAGGAAGCGATAGCATTCCTAAAAGAATTTGGTGGATTTCCTCCTGATCTTTTCCTCTGTCCTCATACATACATCCTTGCATGAGTGATTGATGTATCTCTATACGCACACCGAGATACATGTGGAGTCACATCACTAGAGATCATGAAATGTGGCAGCACAGCCAGCAAGAAACTCATAAAAGCCTATTGGTAGTTCTTAACCCTGTTCTTATTAATGATAGTTCAATGATCACTTAATCAGGACCTTTAGTTTCGGTACCCATGACCCTTAGAGTACCAAGACAAGTAACACCtgccttatttttctaaatattacttTGAACTCATAGGTGTATCCGGattctttaattcattcttaattaagtcattcattgatttattcaatttcgtttatatggtgctgaggatggaacccagtatctcccaagtggcaggcaagcactcttaccccTGAGCTCCTGCCCCAGTTCCTACCAGTTGTGTTACTGACCTCAGTCAGTacctctttatctctctctctgtgaGGGTCTCTCTCTTTAAATTCCTATTAGTTGGATCCCTGGACAAAAGGtcacaatatttcaaaatctgatgAGAGTTGCCACTGAGTTTTTTCTAGAACGTACAGCTTTGAAATGCCCATTCTCCCCTCATCTGATGGCATCTCTATGCCAGCATTTTGCATTATGCCCTGGGAAGTAAGTGGGGAAGAGCACAGGCGTACTGTCTCCCTCgttccctcactccctccctcgtttctctctttctccctttctgtctctctctcttgtgtctgtctctgtctctcatacacaaacagagaatcagagaagcacacaagcacacacagaaacacagagaaatcCGCAAAAACAGACACACTCACACTCTGAGAATGAGTTACGCCAATCATCGACTGCTGCCCGCACGAAGACATGCTGCTACCTCTAGTGCCATAAGCAGGGCATCCGAAGCCCTTCAGCTCCTCCATCCCAGTGGCTAAAATATCCACTGTTGGACATCTATGTTCTGAGACCGTTGGCTCCCATGGCAACAGAGGAACACATAGGCATGAGTGTGGAAGGGGTTAAGAGGGTGCAGAAAAGCAAAGGGCCCATGCCTTTATTTTCAGTCAGTGTTTGCATCAGTGTGAACCAAATGCATGATAAGAACAAGTTAAGGGTGGGAGCGATTACTTGggtctcatgttttcagaggtgtCCGCCTAAGCAAGGCCAACTGCTTTGTTCTGGGTACTAGTTGAAGCCTTGCGTCATGGGTGAAGGGCCTTGAGGAGGGGAGTTGCTCTGCTGATGGTGGGCCTAAGAAACTGACAGAGAGTAAGGGGCCACAGGGATAATGGCACTTTCGGGACATCCCCTCGGCCacccaccacctggagccctgtctCAGTTGCCTTAAGTTACCCTCTGTCGGTTCATTCAGAACTGACTTCAACTGATCAGGTTATGGCTCTCACAATCTACCCCTTTTCCCATGAATATTATTGCATTAGCTTGAGCTTCTAGGGGGCACCTCATATAGAAAGCATAATCTTGTTCCTCAGTTCCCCAATCGCTACTGTCCATCTCACAGTAGAAAAAATGTTAGTACCTTTACAAGGGTCCCAGGTCTTAGAGATCCATCAGGGCCCCAGGATCCTGTTTGCGTCTTCTGCCTCTCTGAGATTCAAGGCAAGATGTTGAGTGTGAGCACTTGTGAGCTGAAAACCACGTTGACTATATCCACTACACAGTGGCGCAGAACACATATTCCCTTGGGCAAAGGGAGGAATTCGGTTGTGGTAGAAAGAAGAGTTGTGTCCATACTAACACCAAACCCAGTATGGAAACTGGTGCCCTGTTTCTGAGCAAATCACCTGGGTTGGATGTTGGTGAGATGTTAATTTGAAAGGACTTCATGAGTCCTGCCCCTTTAACCTGGCTGGTAGTGTGCTCATGGGCTCTATGTAGACGGAATCTTTCTGAAGCTCCCAGTTTTTCTCAGCAGACAGTCATGTTATTGGCATCCTTTAATTCCTGATGTGCCGATCTGAGCTTGAGTCTCTCCCTTTCAACCTCATACAGGGGCAGTGTGCAGGGAGTCTGGTTCTGGTAAACGTTGTCTGCCTACCCAGTCTCTTCATTTGAAATCTCGGTGGAAATGCCCACTGCGCCCTAACTGGAGCATTCTGCCTTCCAGTCAAGGCATTGCCACTTGGATGAGGCCAGGTTCTGGGCCCAGCTGGCACAGTATGTCTGGCAGCTGGGATAAGGGCTGT encodes:
- the LOC124982833 gene encoding uncharacterized protein C12orf71 homolog, which produces MEELKGFGCPAYGTRGSSMSSCGQQSMIGVTHSQSLPELREKWDLSTMEDSSYNCNCTDQQHCLSKSKSNPSLAIGSFLDEDSIDWKDTTSSEDSNSECSSCHFLPPAQESRETEAGRMPFGRRQQIQHGPEKLCEPPIVQAVEASGGSHQEDSRATLDLSADYQRMQRINQNLGKLRDLTKGLRALLDKEKDDKDGDPVFSDSPLDEALPPGTTSASPQMDHGSGQEHEASQALPKWEPPENEHLGTCPDSSPGLEEEEPLEIICQETGSVDSLSVSAGQAKEGDPPAHSESTSCLNIRSIMHWLRKRVASSLPGRKRPEAAYKDTSLLEPKKRCFIRGKRIQPHNPST